The window ACAGGAGATTTTGTGTCTCCTGGAAAGTTTGAGGGAGAAAATGCCGATTATAATTTTGAAGGTGTAGATCTCACATATAATAAGATCAGTGGAATAGGTAAGATTGACAGAGATATAGTCATAACCGGAAAAAGAAACGGTACAAAGATTACAGGAGACAGAGGAAACTTTAAAAACGGTGAGTTTGCAGATATTATAGGAAATATAATAGTAGAAAGCAAAGATATCACAGCAACGGGAAACAAGGCGACATATAAACAACAGGAAAACAAGGTTTACATTCCTGGAGATATAAAGCTGAAAGGTAAAAAGTCCAATTTTGACGGAATTATGAGAGACGGAGTTTTCGATACAGAAAAATCTGTGTATACTGGAAAGGCCTTTAGGGGTAAGAGTGACACCGCCACAGCTTCTGGGGACACTATAAAATACTATACTGAAAAAGACTCCTTTGAGCTCACTGGAAACGTCATATTAAAAGACCCGGAAACAGAGGTAAGAGGTTCACAGGCTGAGTATTTCATCGATTCAAATGAGATATTGGCAAAACAGCCCTTTAAAGTATTTTATGACAACCTTGTCATAAACTCTGCAAGGGGTAAATTTAATATGGATACCAAGTCTCTAGATGGAAATAAGGTTGTAATCACCTCAGACAAGGAAGAAAAACTTCAGGGAGACCACGTATTTGGCTCTTTTGCAGATAAAAAAGTGGACTTTGTGGGGAATGTAAAGGCATCTATGTATCAAATTGATAAAAAGACAGGAAAAAAGGAACCTGTTAATTTTGAGGGGAACTCGGCCAGAGTTTACTTTATAGAGGATAACGGATATAAGGCCACCAGAAGTGAGATAAAAAATAATGGAGTATTCAGATACAGCGGGATGACCCTATATTCAGACTACCTGGAATTAGACCTTCTGAGAAATCTGGCCCTAGGAAGAGAGGGAAGCCGGCTGGTCATGGAAAACGGAACTGAGGTGACCTCTGATATAGTGGATGTGAACCTCACTACAGAGGTGGCAAATCTCATAAACAATGTAGAGATAACCAATTTCAGCCAGGAATCGGGATATACTAAAGCTACTGCAGACAGGGGTATAATCAAAAATAAAGAAAAAATCGCAGAACTTGAAGGAAGGGTAAAGGCTGAGACTGCCACTGCGACTATAGAGGCTGACAGAGGGATCTATAATATGAACACCAATAAATTTAAGGCGATAGGGAATGTATTTATAAATTATAAAACAAATTAAGGAGAGATCTCCATATGAAAAGTATAATAGCACAGGATCTGTGCAAGAGTTATAAAAAAAGAAGAGTAGTCAATGGAGTCAGTCTAGAAGTGAAAAAGGGTGAAATAGTAGGCCTTCTAGGTCCTAACGGAGCAGGAAAGACAACCACTTTCTATATGATGACAGGTATAGTAAAACCCGAATCTGGAAAGGTCTGGTGCAACGAGATGGATATAACAGGGCTGCCTATGTATAAAAGGGCCAATATGGGGATGGGATATCTGGCTCAGGAACCTTCGGTATTTAGAAACCTCACTGTAGAAGAGAATATCTATGCCATCTTGGAGATGAGAAATATCCCTAAACCTGAGATGAAGGAAACTATGGAGAAATTATTAGAGGAATTCAAACTGTCTCACGTAGCTAAATCTCTTGGATATTCATTATCAGGTGGTGAAAGGAGAAGGGTTGAGATAGCGAGAACCATAGCGAATAATCCGGACTTTATTCTTCTAGATGAACCCTTTGCAGGAGTGGATCCCATAGCAGTAGAGGATATACAGCAGATAATAAGATATCTAAAGGAAAAGGGGCTGGGTATACTGATAACAGACCACAGTGTGAGAGAAACCTTGAGTATAACTGAAAAAGCTTATATAATGGCTCAGGGTCAGGTACTTATAAGCGGAACTCCTAAGGAGATCACTGAAAATGAGATGGCCAGAAAAATTTATCTAGGAGAAGGATTTAAGCTAGATTAAGTTTTGGTATCTTGGTAAGATATAATAAATTTTTAAAAATATAAATTTACTTTTGAAACGGAGGAAATATATGCTTACAGGTAATGAAATCAGGCAGAGATTCGTAGAATTTTTTAAAGAGAAAGAACATAAGCACTATGAAAGTGCATCTCTTATCCCTGATGATCCTACACTTCTTCTTACGGTTGCAGGAATGGTTCCTTTTAAACCTTTCTTTTTGGGTCAGAAGGAAGCACCTAATCCTAGAGTTGTAACTTATCAAAAATGTATAAGAACAAACGACCTTGAGAATGTGGGAAAAACAGCAAGACACCATACTTTTTTTGAAATGCTTGGTAACTTTTCTTTTGGAGATTATTTCAAAGAGGAGGCTATAGCCTGGTCTTGGGACTTTATAACTGAGGTTCTAGGACTTGAAAAAGAAAAAATATGGATATCGGTGTTTACCACTGACGATGAGGCGGAAAAAATATGGATTGAAAAGTGCAATATCCCAAAGGATAGAATAGTAAGACTGGGAGAAGAGGACAACTGGTGGTCTGCAGGGCCAACTGGTTCTTGCGGTCCGTGTTCTGAAATCTATGTGGATATGGGAATAGAATATGGGGGAGACGAAAACTCGAAGCCTGGAGATCCTGAGGCAGACGACAGGTTCCTGGAAATATGGAATCTTGTATTTACAGAGTGGAACAGAAAAGAAGATGGATCTTTGGAGCCACTTCCGAAGAAAAATATAGATACCGGGGCCGGCCTAGAGAGAATAGCCTCGGTAGTGCAGAAAAAAGTAAATAACTATGAGACAGACCTCATACTTCCTATTATCAAAGAGGCAGGTAGAATGACATCTTCTGAGTATGGTAAAACAGAAAAAACTGATTTTTCCCTTAAGGTAATAGCGGATCATATAAGAGGAATAAGCTTCCTTATAAATGACGGAGTTTTACCTTCTAATGAGGGAAGAGGTTATGTACTGAGAAGGGTCTTAAGAAGAGCGGTAAGACACGGAAGACTTTTGGGTACATCTGAAAACTTTCTGTATAAACTAGTGGATAAAGTGGTGGAAATAATGAAAGGTGCCTACCCTGAAATCCTTGAAAATATGGAGCATATAAAGAAAATAATCAAAATAGAAGAGGATAAATTTTCTCATACCCTAGGACAGGGGATGCAGATGGTAAATGATGAGATAGAAAAGGCAAAGGAATGTGGAGAGAATAAACTTTCTGGAGAGATAACCTTTAAACTCTATGACACCTATGGTTTTCCCTATGAGCTGACAGAAGAGATATGCGAAGAGAAAGGCATTGAAGTTTCTTTTGGGGAATTCACAGCCAAGATGGAAGAGCAGAAAGAGAGAGCCCGTTCTGCAAGAGAAGTGGTTATGGAAAAGGGACAGGACAGCTTTGTAGAGGAGTTTTATGACAAGTACGGGAAAACTGTATTTGAGGGATATGAAAAACTTCAAAACAAAAGTATAGTCTATCATGTAGAAAATCTAGATGAGAACAAAGTGATGCTTATTTTTAACAAGACTCCTTTTTATGCTGAATCTGGAGGACAGGCATCTGACCACGGAATTGTAACTGCTGAAGGTCTAAAAGGAAAGATAGTGGATGTGCAAAAGCAAAAAGAGATATTTATGCACACGGTAGTTATAGAGGAGGGGATGGATCTTCTCAAAAAAGGTCTAGAGGTAACTCTCGCAGTGGATGATGAGAGAAGAAGAGACATAATGAGAAATCATACGGCAACTCACCTCTTGCATAGGGCTCTAAAAGATGTACTAGGAAATCATGTACAGCAGGCAGGATCCCTTGTAGATGCAGACAGACTGAGATTTGACTTTAATCATTATGAAGCCGTAACAAGAGACCAGCTAGAAGAAGTGGAAAAAATAGTAAACAGGGAGATATTTAAAAATACCTCTCTAAAGGTACAGCATATGACCCTAGATGAGGCCAAAGAAAGTGGGACTACTGCTTTGTTTGGGGATAAATATGGAGATCTGGTAAGGGTAGTAAATGTACCGGGATACTCTTCTGAACTCTGCGGAGGGATACATGTAGACAGAACTGGGGAGATAGGTCTCTTTAATATCTTAACTGAAACAGGTGTAGCAGCAGGGACTAGAAGAATAGAAGCTACCACAGGTGTAGCGAGCTATAAGAGTGTAAATAAGATGGAAAGGCTGATACTCTCTGTATCTGATGCCCTAAAGACTGACCCAAAACACCTTGAAGAAAAGGTGGAGAAGACTATAGAGGCATTTAGGGAGACTACCAAAGAACTAGAGGCTCTGAAATCTAAGTTGGCTTCTTATGAGGCTAACTCCCTCTTTGACAATATAGAGGAGATAAATAAGGTCAAGGTTCTCATAACAGCCTTTAAAGGTAAGGAAGCAGACTCACTGAGAGAGATAGTGGATAAAGCCAAGGATAAACTTGGAAGCTGCATAATCGTTTTGGGAACAGACAATGAAAAGGCAGTCTTTGCTGTAGGGGTAACAAAAGACCTCATGTCTAAGGTAAAGGCCGGAGACCTTGTAAAAGAGATAGCAAAAATAGCGGGAGGAAACGGCGGCGGCAGACCCGACTTTGCACAGGCTGGAGGAAAAGATGGGAATAAGGTTCCTGAAGCTCTAGAGTATGCAAGAAAAATATTAACTGAAAAACTTTAATCATTTTGACGGGGAGACCCGTCTCTTGGTTTTATATAGCGATGTAAAAGAGAGGTATAAAATGTTTAAAAAATATCTTGCCCTCGATGTAGGAGATGTAAGGATAGGAGTTGCCAGGTCTGATGCTATGGGAATGTTTGCCCATCCACTAGAGGTAATAGACAGGACAAAAACAAAGGCCGTAAAAAGAGTACAGGAATTATGCAGGCAGGAAAATACCAAGAGTATAGTTGTAGGGATACCAAAAAGCCTGGACGGTCAGGAGAAAAGACAGGCTGAAAAAGTAAGGGAGTTTATAGAAAAGCTAAATGCAAGTATAGAGGGCCTGGAAATAATAGAAATAGACGAGAGGCTCTCTACAATTTCTGCAGAAAGAATGCTCAATGAAACAACTAACAAAGATGCCAGGGGAAAAAGAAAAGTAGTGGACAAGATAGCAGCGGCCATAATACTTCAGACATACCTTGACATGAAAAAATAGAAAGTAGGAGGACATATGAGAAAGGGAACGATTGTTAAACTGCTCTTTATACTGGCAATTCTCATTGGAGCAGGATGGTTGAGTTTTGTAAAGCCCACTAGGCTAGGCCTGGATCTAAAAGGCGGAGTATATGTGGTACTAGAGGCGAAACCTGAAGGAGATCAGGTGGTAGATGATGAGGCTATGACAAGGCTTATAGAGGTATTAGACAGAAGGATAAACGGTCTAGGGGTTGCAGAATCGGTAGTCCAAAGAGCCGGGGAAAAAAGAGTAATTGTGGAACTTCCTGGAATAACAAACAGTGAGGAGGCTGTGGATCTAATAGGTAAAACAGCACTCTTGGAGTTTAAAATAGTGCAGGATGACGGTAGTTTAGGAGAGACTCTTCTTACAGGAGGATCCCTAAAAAAGGCATCGGTGTCCTATGACAAGCTTGGAAGAGCAGAAATTCAGTTTGAAATGAATCAAGAGGGTGCGGTGAAATTTGCCGAGATAACAAGAAATAATATAGGTAAAAAACTGGCGGTGACTCTAGATGGAGAGGTCCAGACAGCACCTACTATAAATACAGAGATACCAAGTGGAAACGGTGTAATAACTGGAAGCTACACTGTAGAGGAAGCAAAGGCTATGGCCACCCTTTTGAATGCCGGGGCACTTCCTGTAAGAGCTGAGATACTAGAGACAAGATCAGTAGGAGCATCTCTAGGAGACGAATCTATAGCCAAGAGTACAATGGCTGCAAAGGTTGCCGTGGCACTGATAGGAATATTTATGGTCATTTTCTACAGGCTGCCTGGACTTGTTGCCAATCTGGCTCTTGTGGTTTTCGGGATTATAGCATTTGGTACTCTTAATTTCCTAGACGCAACTCTAACACTTCCTGGAATAGCAGGACTTATCCTTTCTGCAGGAATGGCAGTAGATGCCAATGTTATTATTTTCGAGAGGATAAAAGAGGAGCTGTCATTTGGAAATACTATACTTTCCTCTATAGATGCCGGATTTAAAAAGGCTTTCGGAGCGATATTTGACTCTAATATAACAACTCTTATAATAACAATGATATTATTCACTTTAGGAACAGGACCTGTAAAAGGTTTTGCAATAACTCTGACAATAGGAATACTGGCTTCTATGTTTACAGCTATAACAATAACCAAGATACTATTAAAAGGTTTCGTAGGTATATTTAAAATAAAAAGGCCTGAATTATTCGGGGTTAGGGGGAACTAATAGTGAAAATAGATATTGTAAATCATACTACCAAGTGGCTCGGTATATCGGCCTTTGTTGTAATATTTGCCCTTGTAGGTCTTTTGTTCAAGGGGTTAAACTTCGGAATAGATTTCTCAGGTGGAAACCTTTATCAGTTTAAATTTGAAAAAAATATAACACTGGGAGAGGTGAATAGTTTTTTTGACGAGGTATCCAAAGATTTTCCTCAGTTAGACGGAAAAAGCAGAAAGGTACAGGTTTCAGGGGAAAATACGGTAATACTCAGAACATCTGAAATGGATGAAGGTCAAAAGAATGATTTTTTAGACAAGGTTAAAAATTTTGGGGAATACGATCTTCAGAAATCGGATAAAGTAGGGGCGACTATAGGGGAAGAACTAAAAACTTCAGCTTTTTACGCCTTGATCTTAGGGTGTATACTTATAGTTTTATATATCACCATAAGATTTGAATTTAAGTTTGCCATGGCTGCTGTAATAGCTTTGTTTCATGATGTTATTATTTCTGTGGGGGGAATAGCCCTCCTTGGTTATGAGGTAAACACTCCATTTATAGCTGCTGTTCTGACTATACTGGGATACTCTATAAATGATACCATAGTTGTATTCGACAGAATAAGAGAGACTCTCAAAAGAAAGAACTCTCCAGAACTAGGAGATGCTATTAATATCAGTATAAACCAGGTCATGACGAGATCTATAAACACATCTCTTACAACCTTTCTTGCAGTGATCGCTATACTTATTTTCGGAGGAGAGAGTCTGAAGACTTTTATAACAACTCTCCTTATAGGGGTAGTTGCAGGAACTTATTCATCGATTTTTGTAGCCAGCCCGCTAGTGTATCTACTAGAAAAGAATAAAGATAAAGAAGCTATATTGGAAAAGTAAAAATTAGGCCTTCCTGACTAGCTCAGGAAGGCTTAATATAAAAATATTTCTTAAAAATATCAAGGAGTATTTTTGTATTAACACAAAGAGGAGTGAGGTTTTTGAGGGCTTGGGCAGATATAAATCTGGATAATTTAATATATAATCTAAATATAATAAAAGAGTTTGCCGGATCTAAAAAGATCATGGGCGTAATAAAGGCAGACGGCTATGGTATGGGTGCAGTTGAATGTGCTAGGATACTGTCGGAAAATGGAGTGGAAAACTTCGGAGTGGCCTGTTATGAGGAGGGGTATGAACTCTACAAGGCTGGGATAAAGGGAGAGATTTTGCTTTTGGGTGCAACCCCCTTTGAAAATATAGCAGATGCAATAAAATGCGGTTTTCAGATAACAATAAGTTCATTTGAACAGATAGATTTTCTACGAAGAAATAACCTTCATCCTGAGGTGCATATAAAGGTGGATACAGGAATGGGAAGACTTGGGTTTTCTCATGAAGAGGCTATAGAGGCTATAAAAATCATAAGAGATGAAAATATTGCAGATGTAGTGGGGGTTTATTCTCATCTCTCTGTGGCGGATATGCCTGAAAAAGATGAGTTCACACTAGATCAAATCGAAAAATTTAAAGTTTTTGAAAAAATGGAGTCTATTAAATACAGACATATACTGAATAGCTCGGGACTGCTTAGGTTTGCAGATGCTACAGATAGCAACTTAGTCAGGGTAGGGATAATTCTTCACGGGGTGGTTCCCTTTGAAAGTGATATTCAGAAGAAATTTAAGCCGGTATTTTCATTTAAAACGAGAATAGTTTTCTTGAAAAAAATTATTGAAAAAACCTATGTGTCTTACGGAAATACTGAAACAGCAGAACCAGGAGACCTCATTGCAACTATGTCAGTGGGATATGCCGATGGATTTGTAAGAGAATTTTCAAACGGAGGCGTTGTGGAGATCGACGGGGTCGGATGCAGGGTAATAGGAAAAATATGTATGGATATGACCATGATAAAAATACCTGATGAACTCAAAGACAAGGTGCAGGTAGGGACAGAGGTAACAATAATAGGAAAAGACATACTGAAAAAAGCAGAATGTATAGGGACTATACCCTATGAGATAATGATTGGACTGGGGAGAAGAGTCACCAGATTTTATATAAAAAACGGTAAAGTTTTAAAATTAAAGTCTCTGCAGGAGAATGAAGCCAAAGAGTTTCAGAAAGGATAAATTGATGACAAGAGTTATACTGAAAAACGGAAAAGAGAAAAAAATAAGGAATTTTTATCCCAATGTTTTTAAGGACGAGATACAGAGTATGATGGGAGAGGCGAAAACAGGAGATATCGTAGATGTGTGCAAGGGAGACCTCACCTTTGTGGGAAGAGGCTATGTGACAGAGGGGACCTCTGCCTTTGTGAGGGTTCTGACTACCAAAGAGGAGCCTATAGATAAAAAGTTTATCCTGAATAAGATAAAAAAAGCCTATGACAAGAGAAAACACCTGGAAGGGGAAACCAACTGCACTAGAATATTTTTCTCAGAGGGAGACGGACTCCCGGGACTTATTATAGACAAGTTTGACAAGTATCTTTCTATACAGTTTAGAAACTCCGGAATTGAAAAATTCAGACAGGAGATAATAAATGCAGTGAAGAAGGTAGTAAAGCCAAAGGGGATCTATGAAAGAAGCGACGTAGAGAACAGAACTCATGAGGGGGTAGAACAAAAGACCGGTGTAATTTTCGGTGATATCCCAGAGAGAACCATAATGGAAGACAACGGCTTAAAATATGTGATAGATATAATAGACGGTCAAAAGACAGGATTTTTTCTGGACCAGAGGGATTCGAGAAAATTCATAAGACCACATCTAAATAAAAACACCAGGTTTCTCGATGTTTTCTCTAGCAGCGGAGGTTTTTCAGTGGCTGCTCTTAAAGAGGGATGTAAAAAAGTCGTGGCCATAGATAAAAATGCCCATGCCTTGGAGCTATGCCATGAAAACTATGAACTGAATGATTTTGACGGGGATTTTGAAACTGTAGAGGGAGACGCATTTATGCTCCTTAAGGTGATGGCAGAAAGGGGAGACAAGTACGACGTCATAACCCTAGATCCTCCTTCCCTTATAAAAAAGAAAATTGATGTGAGAAGGGGAAGGGACTTTTTTTACGATCTCTGTGATCAGAGTTTCAAAATGCTAGAGAATGACGGGATACTGGGGATAATAACGTGTGCATATCATATATCTCTGCAGGACCTTATAGAGGTAACAAGAATGGCGGCTTCAAATAACGGGAAAAGGTTGCAGGTAATTGGTATAAATTATCAGCCTGAAGATCATCCGTGGATTTTACATGTTCCAGAAACTTTATATTTGAAAGCTTTGTGGGTAAAGGTTCTAGAGGATTAACAGGGAGTGGTTAGTATGTATCTTGATATTTTGATAGCAGTAATACTTCTGGTTACAATTATAAAGGGGTATCTAAACGGTTTTTTTATAGAGGTTCTTTCTTTTTTCGGAATGATAATAAATCTTATTTTTACTAAAACTGTAACCCCTATACTCATACTAAATTTTGCAATTAAGCCTGAAAATCCCTTTTACTCAGGAGTGTACGCAATTCTTTTCCTGGCAACCTACACGCTGATGGGGATATTTATAATGTTTATAAAAAAAGCTTTTAAAAAAGCCTTTAAGGGAAAAATAAACACCATGGCAGGTAGTATTTTAGGTTTATTCAAAGGACTACTAATATCCTTTGTAATTATGGTATTTTACTCTCTTTTGAGTATGAATATGGATTTTATTAAAAAATATGGAGAGGGCAGCTATAGTCAGAAGGCTTTTATATCATCACTTCCCATTCTAAGGGAGTATTTTCCTGATGAGTATGGTGAAAGACTGCAAAATATGGCACACAGAGAAAAGGTAGAAGAGTATCTGAAAAATATATTAAAGGAGTAATAGATGAAAATAATACATAGGTATATATTGAAGGAGATGAGAATGCCAATAATTTTTGGTATAAGTCTCTTTACCTTTATTTTTTTGATAGATATTATGGTACAGATGATGGAAAATATCATAGTAAAAGGTGTATCCCTCCTGGATGTGGTGAGAATTCTTTCTTTTTATCTTCCCCCTATACTCTCCCAGACTATACCAATGGGATTTTTCCTGGGGGTCATGATAACCTACTCCAAGCTCACCAGCACAAGCGAAAGCACCGCTATGAACTCTATGGGTATGAGCCTGAACAGCATAATAAAGCCTACTTTTATGCTGGCCATAGGAATAACAGCCTTTGTCTTTTTCCTCCAAGAGTCCATAATACCAAACTCCTTTATAAAACTCCAGCAGCTCACCCTGAAAATAGCCTACGAGAAACCTGCATTTCAGCTGAAAGAGAATATGTATATAGATGAGGTGGATGATTACAGCATCTATATAGACGAGGTGGGAGGCGACGGATCTGCCGAGAATATACTTATTTTCAAAAAAGAAAAAGACAACTCTTTTCCAACAGTCTTAACTGCAAAAAAAGCTATGTGGAAAGATGCGGCTATGATATTAGAGGATGCTGAATTTTACAATCTGAACCCTGACGGCAGTGAAAAACTCCGAGGGGAATTTTCCAGACAGAAGATACCTATAAACTCTTTTTTTGAAAATGTAAAGATGAAGGTAAGTGAGATAGAGACCATGTCAGTGAGACAGCTCTCAAAGGAGATAAAGAATAGAGATGCAAAAGAGAGGCTGCCTTATATTGTGGAAATGAATAAAAAACTGGCTATTCCACTTTCGGCAATTATGCTTGGAGTATTAGGAGTTCTCTTTTCAATAGGGCATCACAGAAGCGGAAAAGGTGTCAACTACGGGATAAGCCTTGGGATAATCTTCCTTTATATAGCCTCTCTCAATGTGGGAGTAGTCATGGCAAACAGGGGGAAAATATCACCCTTTATAGGGGTGTGGACACCGAATTTTGTGCTGCTAGGACTCACAATGTGGATGTACCTTGTAAAAAAGAGGAGAGGATAGATGAAGAGAATAGACAGATATATCACAGTAAATTTTATAAAGTCTATTGTTCTCAGTCTTTTTGGATTTATAAATATTTTCATACTGAGTCAGCTCTTTAAGGTGATAAGATATGTCACAGAGGGGAGATTCAGCGGAGTGGATGCCATATATTATATAATCAGCCTGCTCCCTGACATAATAATAAAGGTAATGCCGCTAGCCGTACTGCTGGGGGGGCTCATGACAATAAACAAGATGGCCAGCAGCCTTGAGATCATAGCCCTGAAGACATCGGGGATAAGTTTTAGGAGGATAATAACTTTTCCTATTTTAATAGCTTTTCTTATATCTCTAGGTGTCTACTATATGAATGACAAAATATACCCTGCATCTATAAAGAAATCCAGAGAGATAAAAAGAGGGGGCTATGAAGATATAAAACTTCCTGAGAGCAGAGAAAAAGCCTTCCTTAGGGGAAAGGACAACTATGTATACTACGCTGAGAGCATAAACAGGATAACCTCTACCTCTGTAAACATAGAGATATTGGAACTGGATTCAGAATTTGAAAAACTGACCAAGATCATAACTGCAGAAAAGGGAACCTATGACAGGGAAAATAAGCTGTGGAAATTTGAAAATGTAACTGTAAATAATCTGGAAAAAAACAGCAGCTATACCCTGCCTG is drawn from uncultured Ilyobacter sp. and contains these coding sequences:
- a CDS encoding LptF/LptG family permease — its product is MKRIDRYITVNFIKSIVLSLFGFINIFILSQLFKVIRYVTEGRFSGVDAIYYIISLLPDIIIKVMPLAVLLGGLMTINKMASSLEIIALKTSGISFRRIITFPILIAFLISLGVYYMNDKIYPASIKKSREIKRGGYEDIKLPESREKAFLRGKDNYVYYAESINRITSTSVNIEILELDSEFEKLTKIITAEKGTYDRENKLWKFENVTVNNLEKNSSYTLPVMQDIRYDEEPERFLAPSVDSKLLTIREMRSTLGAIKQTGGNSREILMELGDRSSFSFASFVVSFLGLSLGSRYVRGASAVSVAMSVGLGYGYYILQASMAAISMGGVLHPFIGAWIPNLLFLGLGVYAMYRAEY